One part of the Malus sylvestris chromosome 2, drMalSylv7.2, whole genome shotgun sequence genome encodes these proteins:
- the LOC126613749 gene encoding uncharacterized protein LOC126613749 isoform X2, whose amino-acid sequence MECAEERSRELGQASTFYRAVYSEIEEVGWENLARFSGDLTSLSFRIIDGKGRVHFMEIQLDKSHPNCPPSLSADVPYLFNLKWSSNSRMKDVVRQFKKHLENLQAFWSTLDDIDRSLWVVDPKQASPAVSYRQIIIGPFVNTLRNKWRRNSKRWIKDKPFLENLECLLETQLPMPPDVEKNDQQVECGICYAQSLPIDDELRDKSGTGTDYTCDNTSCNKAFHSICLVDWLRSITTTRQSFDVLFGSCPYCSEPVAVKINSVKR is encoded by the exons ATG GAATGTGCTGAGGAGAGAAGCAGAGAGCTAGGCCAAGCGTCTACCTTTTACCGTGCAGTGTACTCAGAG ATAGAGGAAGTTGGATGGGAGAATTTAGCAAGGTTTAGTGGAGATCTAACATCTCTCAGCTTTCGGATAAT AGATGGCAAGGGCAGAGTGCATTTTATGGAAATTCAGTTGGATAAATCACATCCCAACTGTCCTCCTTCACTTTCAGCA GATGTGCcatatttgtttaatttaaaatggTCATCAAACTCAAGAATGAAAGATGTGGTGCGGCAGTTTAAAAAG CATCTGGAGAACCTTCAGGCTTTTTGGTCTACTTTGGATGATATTGACAGGTCGCTTTGGGTTGTTGATCCTAAACAAGCATCTCCTGCTGTGTCATATCGCCAAATTATTATAG GTCCATTTGTGAATACGTTGAGAAACAAATGGCGAAGAAATAGCAAAAGATG GATAAAAGACAAACCATTTCTGGAAAATCTTGAATGTCTTCTGGAGACTCAACTGCCAATGCCCCCTGATGTCGAGAAGAATGACCAGCAAGTTGAATGTGGAATTTGTTATGCTCAGAGTCTACCAATTG ATGACGAGCTCAGAGATAAGAGTGGAACCGGGACTGACTATACATGTGATAATACCAGTTGCAACAAGGCTTTCCACAGCATATGTCTTGTGGACTGGTTGCGTTCTATCACCACAACACGGCA GTCATTTGATGTGTTATTTGGAAGCTGTCCATACTGTTCAGAACCAGTTGCGGTGAAAATCAACAGCGTCAAGAGGTAA
- the LOC126613749 gene encoding uncharacterized protein LOC126613749 isoform X3, with protein sequence MEIQLDKSHPNCPPSLSADVPYLFNLKWSSNSRMKDVVRQFKKHLENLQAFWSTLDDIDRSLWVVDPKQASPAVSYRQIIIGNDCCITLFINSVDPRSLPECRFIGSGPFVNTLRNKWRRNSKRWIKDKPFLENLECLLETQLPMPPDVEKNDQQVECGICYAQSLPIDDELRDKSGTGTDYTCDNTSCNKAFHSICLVDWLRSITTTRQSFDVLFGSCPYCSEPVAVKINSVKR encoded by the exons ATGGAAATTCAGTTGGATAAATCACATCCCAACTGTCCTCCTTCACTTTCAGCA GATGTGCcatatttgtttaatttaaaatggTCATCAAACTCAAGAATGAAAGATGTGGTGCGGCAGTTTAAAAAG CATCTGGAGAACCTTCAGGCTTTTTGGTCTACTTTGGATGATATTGACAGGTCGCTTTGGGTTGTTGATCCTAAACAAGCATCTCCTGCTGTGTCATATCGCCAAATTATTATAG GAAATGATTGCTGCATCACATTGTTCATTAATTCCGTTGATCCTAGATCATTACCAGA ATGTCGTTTTATTGGTTCAGGTCCATTTGTGAATACGTTGAGAAACAAATGGCGAAGAAATAGCAAAAGATG GATAAAAGACAAACCATTTCTGGAAAATCTTGAATGTCTTCTGGAGACTCAACTGCCAATGCCCCCTGATGTCGAGAAGAATGACCAGCAAGTTGAATGTGGAATTTGTTATGCTCAGAGTCTACCAATTG ATGACGAGCTCAGAGATAAGAGTGGAACCGGGACTGACTATACATGTGATAATACCAGTTGCAACAAGGCTTTCCACAGCATATGTCTTGTGGACTGGTTGCGTTCTATCACCACAACACGGCA GTCATTTGATGTGTTATTTGGAAGCTGTCCATACTGTTCAGAACCAGTTGCGGTGAAAATCAACAGCGTCAAGAGGTAA
- the LOC126613748 gene encoding probable xyloglucan endotransglucosylase/hydrolase protein 6: MALYPSWSWRAVVASFCFCFLSLFSLSSFGRPATFLQDFRVTWSDSHIRQIDGGRAIQLVLDQNSGCGFASKQKYLFGRVSMKIKLIPGDSAGTVTAFYMNSDTDTVRDELDFEFLGNRTGQPYTVQTNIYAHGKGDREQRVNLWFDPAADFHTYTILWNHHHIVFYVDDMPIRVYKNNEAKGVPYPKLQPMGVFSTLWEADDWATRGGLEKINWSKAPFFSYYKDFDIEGCSVPGPASCASSTNNWWEGASYQALSALDYRRYRWVRINHMIYDYCTDRSRYPVAPPECTAGF, translated from the exons ATGGCCCTTTACCCTAGTTGGAGTTGGAGGGCTGTCGTTGcttctttctgcttttgctttctttctttattttctctttcATCTTTTGGACGACCAGCCACTTTTCTTCAGGACTTCCGAGTCACATGGTCTGATTCTCATATCAGGCAAATCGATGGAGGGAGGGCCATCCAACTCGTTCTTGACCAAAATTCTG GATGTGGGTTTGCCTCCAAACAGAAGTACTTGTTTGGGCGTGTGAGCATGAAGATCAAGCTCATCCCTGGAGACTCTGCTGGAACTGTCACTGCTTTTTAT ATGAACTCTGACACCGATACAGTTCGTGACGAGCTAGATTTTGAATTCTTGGGGAACCGGACTGGACAGCCTTATACAGTCCAAACCAATATCTATGCTCATGGGAAGGGTGATAGGGAGCAAAGGGTTAACCTCTGGTTTGACCCTGCTGCTGATTTCCACACTTACACAATCCTCTGGAATCATCACCATATTGT cttctatgtggatgatatgcctATAAGGGTGTACAAGAACAATGAAGCCAAAGGAGTCCCATACCCAAAGCTCCAACCTATGGGAGTGTTTTCGACGTTGTGGGAAGCTGATGATTGGGCTACTAGAGGAGGACTTGAGAAGATAAACTGGAGCAAAGCCCCTTTCTTTTCATATTACAAGGATTTTGACATTGAGGGATGCAGTGTGCCAGGACCAGCCTCTTGTGCCTCAAGCACCAATAACTGGTGGGAAGGCGCTTCCTACCAAGCCCTCAGCGCCCTCGATTATCGAAGATACAGGTGGGTTCGTATCAACCACATGATCTACGACTACTGCACCGACAGATCCCGGTACCCAGTAGCCCCACCGGAGTGCACCGCCGGCTTCTAA
- the LOC126613749 gene encoding uncharacterized protein LOC126613749 isoform X1, translating to MECAEERSRELGQASTFYRAVYSEIEEVGWENLARFSGDLTSLSFRIIDGKGRVHFMEIQLDKSHPNCPPSLSADVPYLFNLKWSSNSRMKDVVRQFKKHLENLQAFWSTLDDIDRSLWVVDPKQASPAVSYRQIIIGNDCCITLFINSVDPRSLPECRFIGSGPFVNTLRNKWRRNSKRWIKDKPFLENLECLLETQLPMPPDVEKNDQQVECGICYAQSLPIDDELRDKSGTGTDYTCDNTSCNKAFHSICLVDWLRSITTTRQSFDVLFGSCPYCSEPVAVKINSVKR from the exons ATG GAATGTGCTGAGGAGAGAAGCAGAGAGCTAGGCCAAGCGTCTACCTTTTACCGTGCAGTGTACTCAGAG ATAGAGGAAGTTGGATGGGAGAATTTAGCAAGGTTTAGTGGAGATCTAACATCTCTCAGCTTTCGGATAAT AGATGGCAAGGGCAGAGTGCATTTTATGGAAATTCAGTTGGATAAATCACATCCCAACTGTCCTCCTTCACTTTCAGCA GATGTGCcatatttgtttaatttaaaatggTCATCAAACTCAAGAATGAAAGATGTGGTGCGGCAGTTTAAAAAG CATCTGGAGAACCTTCAGGCTTTTTGGTCTACTTTGGATGATATTGACAGGTCGCTTTGGGTTGTTGATCCTAAACAAGCATCTCCTGCTGTGTCATATCGCCAAATTATTATAG GAAATGATTGCTGCATCACATTGTTCATTAATTCCGTTGATCCTAGATCATTACCAGA ATGTCGTTTTATTGGTTCAGGTCCATTTGTGAATACGTTGAGAAACAAATGGCGAAGAAATAGCAAAAGATG GATAAAAGACAAACCATTTCTGGAAAATCTTGAATGTCTTCTGGAGACTCAACTGCCAATGCCCCCTGATGTCGAGAAGAATGACCAGCAAGTTGAATGTGGAATTTGTTATGCTCAGAGTCTACCAATTG ATGACGAGCTCAGAGATAAGAGTGGAACCGGGACTGACTATACATGTGATAATACCAGTTGCAACAAGGCTTTCCACAGCATATGTCTTGTGGACTGGTTGCGTTCTATCACCACAACACGGCA GTCATTTGATGTGTTATTTGGAAGCTGTCCATACTGTTCAGAACCAGTTGCGGTGAAAATCAACAGCGTCAAGAGGTAA